The Rhinoraja longicauda isolate Sanriku21f chromosome 25, sRhiLon1.1, whole genome shotgun sequence genome has a window encoding:
- the LOC144606034 gene encoding rab5 GDP/GTP exchange factor-like isoform X1: MMSVKIGPQGIHVDQSELLCKDGCGYYGNPAWHGYCSKCWREWNRRQQQQDEHLNKEMNNEGPTNSLVAGATSLLFNFSKFEKKRSSEKGRRVSTVKKLFGSKATPRQEIQHFPTVSSPTSTPVHSGDFTDFLKSLWKPSIQVIQKRCVQFIEHLQARQDLTIEAQSELAQDFYQNIVVCFNGFSSEQKDRMMDNIEKFIMTQLYKTVFCPDISEDEHKDLAIQQRIRALHWVTPEMLRVPLDEDKPEVTEHLVSSITAIVKMDSKRAPQDKLACISKCSRHIFSAIQISNEKPAAADDFLSSLIHVVLKVNPPRLHSNIQYIIRFCHPKRLMTGEAGYYFTNLCCAVTFVEKLNGPSLNLSHEEFEQYMQGHKLSAKKTPSSPFLHSADPGIQKMHMNLQLLLSQVWERQDRIIKEVKKLEQEVLEWKRSVKEEVEETIEKFPLCNTLNPE, encoded by the exons AT GATGAGTGTGAAAATTGGGCCCCAAGGAATCCATGTTGATCAGTCTGAGCTGCTGTGTAAAGATGGCTGTGGTTACTATGGCAACCCGGCCTGGCACGGCTACTGCTCGAAATGCTGGAGGGAATGGAATCGGAGGCAGCAGCAACAGGATGAACATCTAAATAAAGA AATGAACAATGAAGGGCCCACAAACTCACTGGTTGCAGGGGCTACCAGCCTACTGTTCAACTTTTCAAAGTTTGAGAAGAAGAGGAGCAGTGAGAAGGGGCGTCGAGTGAGCACCGTGAAGAAACTATTCGGCTCCAAAGCCACGCCCAGGCAAG AGATCCAGCATTTTCCCACAGTCAGCTCGCCAACATCCACACCGGTACATTCTGGGGATTTCACAGATTTCCTAAAGTCGCTTTGGAAGCCGTCCATTCAGGTCATCCAGAAACGCTGTGTCCAATTTATTGAGCATCTTCAGGCAAGGCAG GATTTGACTATAGAGGCACAATCTGAACTGGCACAAGACTTTTACCAGAATATTGTAGTCTGCTTTAATG GTTTCTCCTCTGAGCAAAAGGACAGGATGATGGACAACATTGAAAAATTCATCATGACCCAGCTGTATAAGACCGTGTTCTGTCCTGATATCTCAGAGGATGAACACAAGGATTTAGCAATACAACAGCGTATACG GGCTCTTCACTGGGTGACCCCTGAAATGCTCAGAGTTCCCCTTGATGAGGACAAGCCAGAGGTCACCGAACATCTTGTGTCTTCTATCACAG CAATTGTGAAGATGGATTCCAAGCGAGCTCCACAGGATAAACTGGCCTGTATCTCAAAATGCAGTAGACATATTTTCTCTGCAATCCAAATCTCCAATGAAAAACCAGCAGCTGCGGATGACTTTCTCTCCAGTTTGATTCATGTGGTGCTGAAGGTGAACCCTCCACGGCTGCATTCGAACATCCAGTACATTATCCGCTTTTGCCACCCGAAACGACTGATGACTGGCGAGGCAGGTTACTACTTTACCAATCTG TGCTGTGCTGTCACCTTTGTTGAGAAGTTGAATGGCCCCTCGCTCAATCTCTCCCATGAAGAATTTGAACAATATATGCAAGGTCACAAACTGTCTGCCAAAAAGACTCCGAGCTCCCCCTTCCTTCACAGTGCAGACCCTGGCATTCAGAAGATGCACATGAATCTGCAGCTGCTCCTCTCTCAAGTGTGGGAGAGACAGGACCGTATTATTAAAGAGGTGAAGAAACTGGAGCAGGAGGTTCTGGAATGGAAACGTTCCGTTAAGGAGGAGGTCGAGGAAACCATTGAAAAATTTCCACTCTGTAACACTTTGAATCCAGAATGA
- the LOC144606034 gene encoding rab5 GDP/GTP exchange factor-like isoform X2: MSVKIGPQGIHVDQSELLCKDGCGYYGNPAWHGYCSKCWREWNRRQQQQDEHLNKEMNNEGPTNSLVAGATSLLFNFSKFEKKRSSEKGRRVSTVKKLFGSKATPRQEIQHFPTVSSPTSTPVHSGDFTDFLKSLWKPSIQVIQKRCVQFIEHLQARQDLTIEAQSELAQDFYQNIVVCFNGFSSEQKDRMMDNIEKFIMTQLYKTVFCPDISEDEHKDLAIQQRIRALHWVTPEMLRVPLDEDKPEVTEHLVSSITAIVKMDSKRAPQDKLACISKCSRHIFSAIQISNEKPAAADDFLSSLIHVVLKVNPPRLHSNIQYIIRFCHPKRLMTGEAGYYFTNLCCAVTFVEKLNGPSLNLSHEEFEQYMQGHKLSAKKTPSSPFLHSADPGIQKMHMNLQLLLSQVWERQDRIIKEVKKLEQEVLEWKRSVKEEVEETIEKFPLCNTLNPE; the protein is encoded by the exons ATGAGTGTGAAAATTGGGCCCCAAGGAATCCATGTTGATCAGTCTGAGCTGCTGTGTAAAGATGGCTGTGGTTACTATGGCAACCCGGCCTGGCACGGCTACTGCTCGAAATGCTGGAGGGAATGGAATCGGAGGCAGCAGCAACAGGATGAACATCTAAATAAAGA AATGAACAATGAAGGGCCCACAAACTCACTGGTTGCAGGGGCTACCAGCCTACTGTTCAACTTTTCAAAGTTTGAGAAGAAGAGGAGCAGTGAGAAGGGGCGTCGAGTGAGCACCGTGAAGAAACTATTCGGCTCCAAAGCCACGCCCAGGCAAG AGATCCAGCATTTTCCCACAGTCAGCTCGCCAACATCCACACCGGTACATTCTGGGGATTTCACAGATTTCCTAAAGTCGCTTTGGAAGCCGTCCATTCAGGTCATCCAGAAACGCTGTGTCCAATTTATTGAGCATCTTCAGGCAAGGCAG GATTTGACTATAGAGGCACAATCTGAACTGGCACAAGACTTTTACCAGAATATTGTAGTCTGCTTTAATG GTTTCTCCTCTGAGCAAAAGGACAGGATGATGGACAACATTGAAAAATTCATCATGACCCAGCTGTATAAGACCGTGTTCTGTCCTGATATCTCAGAGGATGAACACAAGGATTTAGCAATACAACAGCGTATACG GGCTCTTCACTGGGTGACCCCTGAAATGCTCAGAGTTCCCCTTGATGAGGACAAGCCAGAGGTCACCGAACATCTTGTGTCTTCTATCACAG CAATTGTGAAGATGGATTCCAAGCGAGCTCCACAGGATAAACTGGCCTGTATCTCAAAATGCAGTAGACATATTTTCTCTGCAATCCAAATCTCCAATGAAAAACCAGCAGCTGCGGATGACTTTCTCTCCAGTTTGATTCATGTGGTGCTGAAGGTGAACCCTCCACGGCTGCATTCGAACATCCAGTACATTATCCGCTTTTGCCACCCGAAACGACTGATGACTGGCGAGGCAGGTTACTACTTTACCAATCTG TGCTGTGCTGTCACCTTTGTTGAGAAGTTGAATGGCCCCTCGCTCAATCTCTCCCATGAAGAATTTGAACAATATATGCAAGGTCACAAACTGTCTGCCAAAAAGACTCCGAGCTCCCCCTTCCTTCACAGTGCAGACCCTGGCATTCAGAAGATGCACATGAATCTGCAGCTGCTCCTCTCTCAAGTGTGGGAGAGACAGGACCGTATTATTAAAGAGGTGAAGAAACTGGAGCAGGAGGTTCTGGAATGGAAACGTTCCGTTAAGGAGGAGGTCGAGGAAACCATTGAAAAATTTCCACTCTGTAACACTTTGAATCCAGAATGA